One part of the Alosa alosa isolate M-15738 ecotype Scorff River chromosome 4, AALO_Geno_1.1, whole genome shotgun sequence genome encodes these proteins:
- the LOC125293227 gene encoding rho-related GTP-binding protein RhoA-C-like yields MAAIRKKLVIVGDGACGKTCLLIVFSKDQFPEVYVPTVFENYVADIEVDGKQVELALWDTAGQEDYDRLRPLSYPDTDVILMCFSIDSPDSLENIPEKWTPEVKHFCPNVPIILVGNKKDLRNDEHTRRELAKMKQEPVKQEEGRDMAIRINAFGYLECSAKTKDGVREVFELATRAALQAKKRSKKSACLLL; encoded by the exons aTGGCGGCCATTCGGAAGAAGCTAGTCATTGTTGGAGATGGTGCATGTGGAAAGACCTGTTTGCTTATAGTTTTCAGCAAAGATCAGTTTCCTGAAGTGTATGTCCCCACTGTATTTGAAAACTATGTTGCTGACATCGAAGTTGATGGGAAACAG GTGGAGCTGGCTCTGTGGGATACAGCAGGCCAGGAGGACTACGACAGACTGCGGCCCCTGTCTTACCCCGACACGGACGTCATACTCATGTGTTTCTCCATAGATAGCCCAGACAGTTTGG AGAACATTCCAGAGAAGTGGACTCCGGAGGTCAAACACTTCTGTCCCAACGTTCCTATCATTCTGGTGGGCAACAAAAAGGATCTGCGCAACGACGAGCACACACGCCGGGAACTAGCAAAGATGAAACAG GAACCTGTTAAACAAGAGGAGGGCCGGGACATGGCCATTCGCATAAATGCCTTTGGCTACCTGGAGTGCTCAGCCAAGACGAAGGATGGCGTCAGGGAGGTGTTTGAATTGGCCACTAGGGCAGCGCTGCAAGCCAAGAAGCGCAGCAAAAAGAGCGCCTGCCTCTTGTTATAG